Genomic segment of Mucilaginibacter sabulilitoris:
GTCATTAAGTTAAGAAAAACCCTCCAGAGGGGTACAGGTTCGTAGCAGTATATATAATGATAATTACCGTGTCAGAGGTACGGAACACCGAAGTTGTGTACCGCCTGTCAATCTCTTAACCTAATGATATTTCGCGTGCACCGGCGGAGGCGGGGGCAATTTTTTCCATTAAATTTACCCCTTGTAATTGGGGTCAAACTCCACAATCCATTCAATGCCGTACTTGTCTCTGAACATTCCGGCGTATGTTCCCCAGGGACTGTCGCCAATCGGTCCTTCAACTCCTCCGCCTGCTGACAATCCGTTAAATATTTTGTCTGCTTCTTCACGGCTTTCAGCGCTCACATATATTTTAGATCTGTTTTCACTTTCGCTTACCCGTCCCATAAATTCGGGCACATCATTAGCTATCAACACGTTGTGCTTGCCAATAGGTAAACCAATATGCATTATTTTGTTTTCTTCATTTTCTGCTACCTGAAATTCAGGGCCAGACAGATCCTTGAAGCGGACGATCTTTGTGAACTCTCCGCCAAAAACTGATTTGTAAAAGATGAATGCTTCTTCGGCATTGCCATTGAAGTTGATCCAGGGATTAATTGTTCTCATAATTTTAGTTTTTAAAT
This window contains:
- a CDS encoding VOC family protein, which codes for MRTINPWINFNGNAEEAFIFYKSVFGGEFTKIVRFKDLSGPEFQVAENEENKIMHIGLPIGKHNVLIANDVPEFMGRVSESENRSKIYVSAESREEADKIFNGLSAGGGVEGPIGDSPWGTYAGMFRDKYGIEWIVEFDPNYKG